In Nanoarchaeota archaeon, the following proteins share a genomic window:
- a CDS encoding DEAD/DEAH box helicase, with translation MNVSELTQLPENARNTLISEGITILNPPQELAVNAGLLDGKNMIVFAPTASGKTFVAELAMLNIILNLRKKAVYIVPLKALGSEKYEEFKARYAPLGIKVGVSMGDYDSEDLWLSSQDLIIVTSEKLDSLMRHYIPWIHDVGLVVVDEIHLLNDISRGPTLEITITRMRDTISRKANARENAAIGQKTNALQTAISGQKTLFQMLGLSATISNAEELAGWLGAELVQSDYRPIPLKKGVYFGGCISYGSENEQVNQKHDDDVSDMIEHALAKDRQVLVFVNSRKSAEAQAEKLGDVAKKYADISISKTMARDAIGALSTPTKQCKRLGLCLAQGTAFHHAGLVPKQRKLIEDSFKSKSLKVICATPTLAMGVNLPSSVVIIKDMLRYAEGYGMRPIPVLEYQQMAGRAGRPKYDKEGFAIAVARTENDIEHIFDNYINADTEKIFSKLALEPVLRMHLLSLIATGHIHTEGQLTRFMEKTFYAHQYSDLTELKAKMKRMLQLLSDYGLIEIDGAGGLNNGANGSQNQKPNQKNTLNALFMTADNFVKSSTLNSISSSNSGDKPKELKATPLGIRVAEMYIDPETANLIVESLKNAHSKKLNELSFLHLISNALELYPQLRVLKKDEDLIDGALTDFQDCFIVPEKLFDYESQASTVKTALMFNAWMNEKGEDALLEEYNIAPGELHVKRDTADWLLYAVDEIARIVGIAGMHKEISDLRIRLKHGVKRELLPLVALKGIGRMRARKLFNAGLKSAKDVRECEAGALEKIVGKKTAESLKANLCESL, from the coding sequence ATGAATGTTTCTGAACTTACACAACTTCCGGAAAATGCGCGCAACACTCTAATCTCCGAAGGCATCACAATACTCAATCCGCCGCAGGAGCTTGCGGTGAATGCAGGCCTGCTAGATGGCAAAAACATGATTGTTTTCGCGCCCACGGCATCAGGAAAAACATTTGTGGCAGAGCTTGCAATGCTTAACATAATTCTTAATCTGCGCAAAAAAGCAGTTTACATAGTTCCATTAAAGGCACTTGGCTCCGAGAAATACGAGGAGTTTAAGGCGCGATACGCTCCTCTTGGCATAAAAGTCGGGGTCTCAATGGGCGACTATGATTCAGAGGATTTGTGGCTTTCGTCGCAGGATCTTATAATTGTCACAAGCGAAAAATTGGATTCTCTTATGCGCCACTACATTCCATGGATTCATGACGTGGGGCTTGTTGTTGTTGACGAAATACATCTGCTGAATGACATTTCGCGCGGCCCGACTCTTGAAATTACAATCACCCGCATGCGCGATACAATCAGTCGGAAAGCAAATGCGCGTGAAAACGCGGCAATCGGCCAAAAAACAAATGCGCTTCAAACGGCAATAAGCGGCCAAAAAACATTATTTCAGATGCTCGGATTATCTGCAACAATTTCGAATGCAGAAGAGCTTGCAGGATGGCTTGGCGCTGAACTAGTTCAATCAGATTATCGTCCGATACCGCTTAAGAAAGGCGTTTATTTCGGCGGATGCATAAGTTATGGCAGCGAAAACGAACAAGTAAACCAAAAGCATGACGACGACGTTTCTGATATGATTGAACACGCGCTTGCTAAAGACAGACAGGTGCTTGTTTTTGTGAACTCCAGAAAATCAGCAGAGGCGCAGGCTGAAAAACTGGGTGATGTTGCAAAAAAATATGCTGATATCAGCATTTCAAAAACAATGGCGCGTGACGCAATTGGTGCGCTTTCAACGCCAACAAAGCAATGCAAGCGACTCGGTTTATGCCTTGCTCAAGGAACTGCGTTTCATCATGCGGGCCTTGTGCCTAAGCAGAGAAAGCTGATTGAGGATTCGTTTAAATCAAAAAGCCTCAAGGTCATTTGCGCAACACCCACGCTTGCAATGGGCGTGAATCTTCCGTCATCGGTTGTCATAATAAAAGACATGCTGCGCTATGCCGAAGGCTACGGCATGCGGCCGATTCCGGTTCTTGAATACCAGCAGATGGCGGGCCGCGCAGGAAGGCCGAAATACGACAAAGAAGGCTTTGCAATTGCAGTCGCGCGAACAGAAAACGACATAGAGCATATTTTTGACAATTACATAAACGCCGACACTGAAAAGATTTTTTCAAAACTCGCGCTTGAGCCGGTTCTGCGCATGCATCTGCTTTCCCTCATTGCAACAGGCCATATCCATACAGAGGGCCAGCTTACAAGGTTTATGGAAAAAACATTTTACGCGCATCAGTACAGCGATTTGACAGAGCTTAAGGCAAAAATGAAGCGCATGCTCCAGCTGCTTTCTGATTACGGGCTGATTGAAATTGATGGTGCTGGCGGGCTGAATAATGGCGCTAATGGGTCGCAAAATCAGAAGCCTAATCAAAAAAATACTCTAAATGCTCTTTTTATGACTGCCGATAATTTTGTAAAGAGTTCAACTTTAAATTCAATTTCAAGTTCAAATTCGGGTGATAAGCCAAAAGAGCTAAAAGCAACGCCTCTTGGAATACGGGTTGCAGAGATGTATATTGACCCGGAAACCGCAAACCTGATAGTTGAGTCGCTGAAAAACGCGCACTCAAAAAAACTTAACGAGCTTTCGTTTCTGCATTTGATTTCAAACGCGCTTGAGCTTTATCCGCAGCTGCGCGTCCTTAAAAAAGACGAAGATTTAATAGACGGCGCGCTTACCGATTTTCAAGATTGCTTTATTGTTCCTGAAAAGCTTTTTGATTATGAATCGCAGGCATCAACAGTCAAAACCGCGCTTATGTTTAATGCATGGATGAACGAGAAAGGGGAAGATGCTTTGCTTGAAGAGTACAATATTGCGCCGGGAGAACTGCACGTAAAGCGCGACACAGCCGACTGGCTTTTGTACGCGGTTGACGAAATCGCGCGAATCGTCGGCATAGCAGGCATGCACAAAGAGATATCTGATTTGCGCATCCGCCTGAAGCACGGAGTAAAGCGCGAGCTTCTGCCGCTGGTTGCGCTGAAAGGGATTGGAAGGATGCGCGCGAGAAAATTATTCAACGCAGGGCTCAAAAGCGCAAAGGATGTCAGGGAATGTGAAGCAGGCGCGCTTGAAAAAATTGTGGGAAAGAAAACTGCGGAATCGTTGAAAGCAAATTTGTGTGAAAGTCTGTAA
- a CDS encoding DUF5320 domain-containing protein, which produces MSGQDGTGPLGLGPLTGRGLGPCGCGMRRGFGGCYGRGFWSRRQVTLTKEEEKKILEAELKEIDLEKQEIEKRLKEMK; this is translated from the coding sequence ATGTCAGGACAAGATGGAACAGGGCCTTTAGGGTTAGGACCTCTTACAGGAAGAGGGCTTGGACCTTGTGGTTGCGGAATGCGAAGAGGATTTGGCGGATGTTACGGAAGAGGTTTTTGGTCTAGAAGACAGGTAACTCTAACAAAAGAAGAAGAAAAGAAAATCCTTGAAGCAGAACTTAAAGAAATTGATTTGGAAAAGCAAGAGATAGAGAAAAGACTAAAAGAAATGAAGTAA
- a CDS encoding DUF134 domain-containing protein, whose translation MARPRLCRRVEFNPDVTYFKPQGIPLRELEEVILHVDEYEAVRLKELEGLEQEECAKKMNISQPTFHRLILSARKKIADAIVNGKAIKIEGGVYKMAGMPKRKFRCYDCGFEWELDYGTGRPAECPKCKSKNIHRHPEDRGPQRGRGLRVGRI comes from the coding sequence ATGGCACGCCCAAGATTGTGCAGAAGAGTCGAATTTAACCCAGATGTTACTTATTTCAAACCGCAAGGAATTCCTTTAAGAGAATTAGAAGAAGTTATTTTGCATGTTGACGAATACGAAGCAGTCAGGCTTAAAGAATTAGAAGGATTAGAGCAGGAAGAATGCGCTAAAAAAATGAATATCTCACAGCCGACTTTTCATAGATTAATTTTATCTGCAAGAAAGAAAATAGCCGATGCTATTGTTAATGGTAAAGCAATCAAAATAGAAGGAGGTGTTTATAAAATGGCCGGAATGCCAAAAAGAAAATTCAGGTGCTATGATTGTGGGTTTGAGTGGGAACTTGATTACGGAACTGGAAGACCGGCAGAATGCCCAAAATGTAAATCAAAAAATATTCATAGGCATCCTGAAGACAGGGGACCTCAACGAGGAAGGGGTTTAAGAGTAGGAAGAATATAG
- a CDS encoding translation initiation factor IF-5A: MGDEPIEGQQIEAKDCKKGVFIMVEGIPCRVTNLQIAKTGKHGHSKARVDCEGLFDGKKRVFIQPGGAKVLSPNVDKRVGQILSIEGENAQIMDSKTYETFYAKILDEIKSTVKDGQECDYWVVAGQNVVMAVR, from the coding sequence ATGGGTGACGAACCAATAGAAGGACAGCAAATTGAAGCAAAAGACTGCAAAAAAGGCGTTTTCATAATGGTTGAAGGCATACCGTGCAGAGTTACGAATCTGCAGATTGCAAAAACCGGAAAGCACGGTCACTCAAAGGCGCGTGTCGATTGCGAGGGCCTTTTTGACGGCAAAAAGCGCGTGTTTATTCAGCCAGGCGGCGCAAAGGTCCTTTCTCCAAATGTCGACAAGCGCGTAGGACAGATTCTTTCTATAGAAGGTGAAAACGCGCAGATAATGGATTCCAAGACATACGAAACATTTTACGCAAAAATTCTGGACGAAATAAAAAGCACAGTAAAAGACGGCCAGGAATGCGACTACTGGGTTGTTGCCGGTCAGAATGTTGTAATGGCTGTGCGTTAG
- a CDS encoding GNAT family N-acetyltransferase → MIIKQFTAKNGTIFVLRTFERKDLSRVNEFMNFVNDIVEEDDYIHTNKKQTLKETKKDLTDMLKASLKKESFAVVAEIDQKIAGFADITSKKFRENHVAVIGIIIGRTYRGIGLGSQILSALMAEGNLKLKEKPKIIELEVFETNKNARIVYQKLGFKKIAELPNRVQRRGNLVFKIMMEKYV, encoded by the coding sequence TTGATAATAAAGCAGTTTACAGCAAAAAACGGAACTATATTTGTTTTGCGCACATTTGAACGAAAGGATTTATCACGCGTAAACGAATTTATGAATTTTGTAAATGATATTGTCGAAGAAGACGATTATATACACACCAATAAAAAACAAACGTTGAAAGAAACCAAAAAAGATCTTACCGATATGTTAAAAGCGAGTTTGAAAAAAGAATCATTTGCGGTTGTTGCTGAAATTGACCAAAAAATAGCCGGATTTGCAGACATTACATCAAAAAAATTTAGAGAGAATCATGTTGCAGTTATTGGAATAATTATTGGGCGAACATATCGCGGAATTGGTTTGGGCTCTCAAATTTTGTCAGCTTTGATGGCTGAAGGCAATTTAAAACTTAAGGAAAAACCAAAAATTATCGAATTAGAAGTCTTTGAAACAAATAAAAATGCTCGAATAGTTTATCAAAAACTGGGTTTTAAGAAAATTGCGGAATTGCCAAATAGAGTGCAAAGACGCGGAAACTTAGTATTTAAAATAATGATGGAAAAATATGTTTGA
- the leuS gene encoding leucine--tRNA ligase: protein MFEKKESLVSESKPRDDIVYFHSIEKKWQKKWAEAKIFESEAAPGKPKFFANFPYPYMNGKLHIGHLYTFLRAEIFSRYKRMRGYNVLFPFAFHCTGTPIVAAARRIKDKEEKQVKILKDMNIPDSELKKFENPLYWIEYFPKAAKSDLQSLGAAIDWRRSFRTTEVNPPYSKFIEWQFNKLKEKNYVVRGEHPVAWCPKDKMATGDHDRIQGEGVVPEEMTLVKFEIDGKILPAATYRPETTFGVTNMWLNPDAVYVEVRVDKETWIVTKETLEKLKDQNHAVSVIKEIKGKEFVGKFCINIATCVSVPILPAVFVDPKIGTGVVMSVPGHAPYDYIALRDIQRAPEKYGMKVEQVSQIKPISLIKVEGFGDFPAVEIAGSMKIEGQSDEKLEEATKTIYKKEFHGGILKDITGKYKGMTVAKAKDIIISDFKKVGAAVSFYELPEAVVCRCLSPCHVKIIDDQWFMKYSDAGWKAKTHKALDNMNLCPDESRAQFNYVIDWLNDWACSREFGLGTRIPWDKKWLIESLSDSTIYMAYYTIAHIIQSEKIDASKSYDILFDYVFLGKGTAASAEKDSGINVEKIEKMRCEFLYWYPFDFRNSAKDLVGNHLTFSLFNHTAIFDEKFWPKGFGVNGYVTVEGEKMSKSKGNFYTMEEILVKYGADVSRITDMMGGEGLDDANWDSRLADTFSKKLFSIKEMALSIADRKKKKGKGAENSGHIDRWLVSQVHRQIKLATVVMDETKFRSALMASYYDMQAALKWYERRAENTNTDAAAFFIDAQLKMLAPFTPHICEELWSELGKKGFISAAEWPEFDAKKIDENAEKMEALIKQTLEDVNAIKKIVKKDAKQINIYVPEIWKYDMYALALTKPKNLIAEAMKNTEIKKQSEAAVKFAQQLAKNMNVLEKTLSKEDEIIALKSAEKFFAKEFGCAVSVIDADGAKSDKAQKAVPGKPGIEIV, encoded by the coding sequence ATGTTTGAAAAAAAAGAAAGTTTGGTTAGTGAATCCAAACCGCGCGACGATATCGTTTATTTTCATTCTATCGAAAAGAAGTGGCAGAAGAAATGGGCTGAGGCAAAAATCTTTGAATCAGAAGCCGCGCCGGGAAAGCCGAAATTTTTTGCTAATTTTCCTTATCCGTATATGAATGGCAAGCTTCACATAGGGCATCTTTATACTTTTTTGCGCGCGGAAATTTTCTCCCGCTACAAGCGCATGCGCGGATATAATGTTCTTTTTCCTTTCGCATTCCACTGCACAGGCACGCCTATTGTGGCTGCTGCAAGGCGAATAAAAGACAAGGAAGAAAAGCAGGTTAAGATTCTAAAGGACATGAATATTCCTGATTCTGAACTCAAAAAGTTTGAGAATCCGCTTTATTGGATTGAATATTTTCCAAAAGCCGCCAAATCAGATCTTCAATCTCTTGGCGCAGCAATAGATTGGCGCAGGTCTTTTCGAACCACTGAAGTAAATCCGCCGTATTCGAAGTTTATCGAATGGCAATTCAACAAACTTAAGGAAAAAAATTATGTTGTACGCGGCGAGCATCCGGTTGCATGGTGCCCAAAGGATAAAATGGCAACAGGCGACCATGATCGGATTCAGGGTGAAGGCGTTGTTCCGGAAGAAATGACGCTTGTGAAATTTGAAATCGACGGGAAAATACTTCCTGCTGCAACATACCGGCCTGAGACAACTTTTGGCGTAACCAATATGTGGCTGAATCCGGATGCAGTTTATGTCGAGGTAAGGGTGGATAAAGAGACATGGATTGTCACAAAAGAGACTTTGGAAAAACTCAAAGACCAGAATCACGCGGTTTCAGTAATCAAAGAAATAAAAGGAAAGGAATTTGTCGGAAAATTTTGTATAAATATCGCAACCTGCGTCAGCGTGCCGATTCTTCCTGCTGTTTTTGTCGATCCGAAAATTGGTACGGGTGTTGTGATGTCAGTGCCAGGGCATGCGCCTTATGATTATATTGCGCTTCGCGATATTCAACGCGCGCCTGAAAAATACGGAATGAAAGTGGAGCAGGTTTCACAGATAAAGCCGATATCACTCATAAAGGTTGAAGGATTTGGGGATTTTCCAGCTGTTGAAATTGCGGGAAGCATGAAAATCGAGGGCCAAAGCGATGAAAAGCTTGAAGAGGCGACAAAAACAATTTACAAGAAAGAGTTTCATGGCGGTATACTTAAGGATATCACCGGCAAGTACAAGGGAATGACTGTTGCAAAAGCAAAGGATATTATCATATCTGATTTCAAAAAAGTTGGTGCAGCCGTCTCATTTTATGAGCTCCCGGAAGCCGTGGTCTGCAGGTGCCTCTCGCCATGCCATGTGAAAATAATTGATGATCAGTGGTTCATGAAATATTCTGATGCCGGATGGAAGGCAAAAACGCACAAGGCACTCGACAACATGAATCTTTGTCCGGATGAATCACGCGCCCAGTTCAACTATGTCATTGATTGGCTTAATGATTGGGCTTGCTCGCGAGAATTCGGGCTTGGCACGCGCATTCCTTGGGACAAAAAATGGCTGATAGAATCGCTGTCGGATTCAACAATTTATATGGCGTATTATACAATCGCGCATATAATACAAAGCGAGAAAATCGACGCTTCAAAAAGCTACGATATTTTATTTGATTATGTTTTCCTTGGAAAAGGAACCGCAGCATCGGCTGAAAAAGATTCCGGCATAAATGTGGAAAAAATCGAGAAGATGCGATGTGAATTCCTTTACTGGTATCCATTTGATTTCAGGAATTCCGCAAAAGACCTTGTTGGAAATCATCTTACATTTTCACTTTTCAACCATACCGCAATATTTGATGAAAAATTCTGGCCAAAAGGCTTCGGCGTCAACGGCTATGTGACTGTTGAAGGAGAAAAAATGAGCAAGAGCAAAGGCAATTTTTACACTATGGAAGAAATACTTGTAAAATACGGCGCAGATGTTTCAAGAATCACAGATATGATGGGTGGCGAGGGGCTGGATGACGCAAACTGGGATTCCCGCCTTGCAGATACTTTTTCAAAAAAGCTTTTTTCAATCAAGGAAATGGCTTTGAGCATTGCAGATAGAAAGAAAAAGAAAGGCAAAGGGGCGGAAAACTCCGGCCATATCGACAGATGGCTTGTTTCACAAGTTCATCGCCAGATAAAGCTTGCAACAGTTGTAATGGATGAAACAAAATTCAGAAGCGCGCTTATGGCGTCATATTATGACATGCAGGCGGCGCTTAAGTGGTATGAACGAAGGGCAGAGAATACAAATACTGATGCGGCTGCATTTTTTATCGATGCGCAATTGAAGATGCTTGCGCCGTTCACTCCGCACATATGCGAGGAGCTGTGGAGCGAACTCGGAAAAAAAGGCTTTATTTCGGCTGCCGAGTGGCCTGAATTTGATGCAAAGAAAATTGATGAGAACGCCGAGAAAATGGAGGCCTTGATAAAACAGACACTTGAAGATGTGAACGCGATAAAGAAAATCGTCAAAAAAGATGCGAAGCAAATAAATATATATGTTCCAGAGATATGGAAATACGATATGTACGCGCTTGCACTGACAAAGCCGAAAAATCTGATTGCAGAGGCAATGAAAAACACAGAGATAAAAAAACAGAGCGAGGCTGCGGTAAAATTCGCGCAGCAGCTCGCGAAAAATATGAATGTTCTTGAAAAAACGCTGTCTAAAGAAGATGAGATTATCGCGCTAAAGAGCGCGGAAAAGTTCTTTGCAAAAGAATTTGGATGCGCGGTTTCTGTAATTGATGCAGACGGCGCAAAGTCAGACAAGGCGCAAAAAGCCGTGCCCGGAAAGCCGGGAATTGAGATTGTTTGA
- a CDS encoding DNA-directed RNA polymerase subunit L, with product MKINVLEEKKDSLVVEIEGERHTIPNLIRESLWEDNSVTLAAYEKKHPSLGSPKIIVKAKDPRNALVSAIKRCESETKDFMDEFEKAVK from the coding sequence ATGAAAATCAATGTTCTTGAAGAGAAAAAAGACTCCCTTGTGGTGGAAATCGAGGGCGAAAGGCATACAATCCCTAATCTTATCAGAGAATCGCTATGGGAAGACAACAGCGTAACGCTTGCAGCCTATGAAAAGAAGCACCCTTCGCTTGGAAGCCCGAAAATCATTGTCAAGGCAAAGGACCCAAGAAATGCCCTTGTTTCTGCAATAAAGCGCTGTGAATCCGAGACAAAAGACTTCATGGATGAGTTTGAAAAGGCTGTAAAATAA
- a CDS encoding restriction endonuclease, whose amino-acid sequence MVFITKHDGRREEFNPDKVRQSCIRSGASEALTKEVLEYITKRIYNGMSTKILMKLVYDRLNREEVHIARRYRLKEAIADLGPEGYEFEWYITHLLKCSGYKTIHSPEPKIQGKLVDHEIDVFAEKEGERAIIECKHHFQSHTYTGLEVPLIQWARFDDINNNGLKMTSAWIITNTKFSEYAIRYSKGKGIKLIGWNYPFGSGLERLIEDYRAYPLTLLKLPRFLRINLTERGITNIPDFLKADTRALGDAGLTNEKIAELKELSNKLVNHGNQ is encoded by the coding sequence ATGGTCTTTATCACAAAGCATGATGGAAGGCGCGAGGAATTCAATCCCGATAAGGTGCGCCAGAGCTGCATCCGTTCGGGCGCGTCGGAGGCGCTTACTAAAGAAGTCCTCGAATATATCACAAAACGAATCTACAACGGCATGTCGACAAAAATCCTTATGAAGCTGGTCTATGACCGGCTGAACCGCGAGGAAGTGCATATCGCGCGCAGATACCGCTTAAAAGAAGCCATAGCAGATCTTGGTCCGGAAGGATATGAGTTTGAGTGGTATATCACACATTTGCTTAAGTGTTCCGGATACAAGACAATTCACAGCCCGGAGCCGAAGATTCAGGGCAAGCTTGTCGATCATGAGATTGATGTTTTTGCAGAAAAGGAAGGCGAACGGGCGATAATTGAATGTAAGCACCACTTCCAGTCGCACACCTATACAGGCCTTGAAGTGCCGTTGATTCAGTGGGCGCGCTTTGATGATATAAATAATAACGGCCTGAAAATGACATCTGCATGGATTATAACAAACACGAAATTTTCGGAGTATGCTATAAGATATTCAAAAGGAAAGGGCATAAAGCTCATCGGATGGAATTATCCTTTTGGGAGTGGCCTTGAGCGGCTTATTGAAGATTATCGGGCATATCCTTTGACACTGCTAAAGCTTCCGAGATTTTTGCGCATCAATCTTACAGAAAGAGGCATAACAAATATACCTGACTTTTTGAAGGCCGACACAAGGGCGCTCGGGGATGCAGGGCTAACAAACGAAAAAATCGCAGAATTAAAAGAGCTTTCAAACAAACTGGTAAATCATGGAAATCAATGA
- a CDS encoding tetratricopeptide repeat protein codes for MSSYGLISTGDFKKALLVLEQALEIAPNDLRALLLKVQILLLLRKLRDADKTTSLIMELYPGDHHVYLAKAISTLFYTTNMAESLKYINKGLEIRSDCIELVLAKAQILYLMKDPTYNAWVLQASEIDASRTDTFLKKYWIEHFPEPPSHTGAEIHGLLQTLMFLASQQSFGGWK; via the coding sequence ATGAGCTCATATGGCCTTATTAGTACAGGCGATTTCAAAAAGGCTTTACTTGTTCTCGAACAGGCGCTTGAAATTGCACCGAATGACTTGAGGGCGCTTTTGCTTAAAGTCCAAATTCTTCTGTTATTAAGAAAACTGCGCGATGCAGACAAAACCACGAGCCTCATAATGGAATTATATCCTGGCGATCACCACGTATATCTTGCAAAGGCAATATCAACGCTTTTTTATACGACTAATATGGCTGAATCCCTAAAATACATCAACAAAGGGCTTGAGATAAGATCAGATTGCATTGAGCTCGTTTTGGCAAAGGCACAAATACTTTACCTGATGAAGGACCCCACATACAATGCATGGGTGCTGCAGGCTTCAGAGATAGACGCATCAAGGACAGATACATTTCTTAAAAAATACTGGATTGAGCACTTTCCGGAACCGCCATCGCATACCGGAGCAGAGATTCATGGCCTCTTGCAGACGTTGATGTTTCTTGCAAGCCAGCAGAGTTTTGGCGGATGGAAATGA
- a CDS encoding succinylglutamate desuccinylase/aspartoacylase family protein, whose amino-acid sequence MTLINDRFLKIENPPFQDIKIKYSEVIGTAKGPSLFVISGIHGNELTGVELIRRLRQYLEKKSIYGKIVLLPVANPLAFYSRQRKTLYDGKDLNRCFPGDRSGSITEKIAFAITEEIIKTCDYGIDIHTGPEGRILMSHSKIMFDEEKEILELARAFGTLVAIPRKGTPTMLSVYATSQKIPSLGVELGEANKLDEAYIKTGFFGVINVARYLGILKGTVNVLNKQFIITNRLNIKPRISGIFFPKVALGSVVGKGTLLAEIHNLETDEKEEIRAEKRGIIMSVQTYSVALAGTTVVSILALDSVATNDVALKKKVTYYHSNDPEILWKEMVF is encoded by the coding sequence ATGACACTTATTAACGATCGCTTTCTTAAAATTGAGAATCCGCCATTTCAGGATATTAAAATCAAATACTCCGAGGTTATAGGTACTGCAAAAGGACCGTCGCTTTTTGTGATTTCAGGAATTCACGGCAACGAACTGACAGGAGTTGAGCTTATACGCCGCCTGCGCCAGTACCTTGAGAAAAAATCAATATACGGAAAGATAGTGCTTCTTCCTGTTGCAAATCCCCTTGCTTTTTACTCGCGCCAGAGAAAGACGCTTTATGACGGAAAGGACCTGAATCGATGTTTTCCAGGAGACAGAAGCGGCTCGATTACCGAGAAAATAGCATTTGCGATAACTGAGGAAATCATAAAAACCTGCGACTACGGGATTGACATACACACAGGTCCCGAGGGACGAATCCTCATGTCGCATTCAAAGATTATGTTTGATGAGGAAAAGGAAATACTTGAGCTTGCGCGCGCTTTTGGAACCCTTGTTGCAATACCTAGGAAAGGAACTCCGACAATGCTTTCAGTTTATGCAACATCGCAGAAAATACCCTCCCTTGGCGTTGAGCTCGGCGAGGCGAACAAGCTTGACGAGGCATATATTAAAACCGGATTTTTCGGAGTGATAAATGTCGCAAGATATCTTGGCATATTGAAAGGCACAGTAAATGTCTTGAATAAGCAGTTCATAATCACAAATCGGCTGAATATAAAGCCGCGAATTTCTGGAATATTCTTTCCTAAAGTGGCACTTGGATCAGTTGTGGGAAAGGGAACGCTTCTTGCAGAAATACACAACCTTGAGACTGACGAAAAAGAGGAAATACGGGCAGAAAAGCGCGGTATTATTATGTCGGTTCAGACTTATAGTGTCGCGCTTGCAGGAACAACTGTTGTGAGCATTCTTGCGCTTGACAGCGTTGCGACAAATGATGTCGCATTAAAGAAGAAAGTGACGTATTATCACTCAAATGACCCGGAGATTCTTTGGAAGGAGATGGTGTTTTGA
- a CDS encoding replication factor C small subunit: MFEIWTEKYRPERLNDIVGHSEIIGRLKAFVKEKSLPNMLFTGPAGVGKTTAAIALAKEIYGEDWKRNFMETNASDERGINVVRSKIKDFARIKPFNSDFKIIFLDESDALTQEAQQAMRRTMEKYTNTTRFILSCNYSSKLIPPIQSRCAIFRFKPLTDADVENEIRRIEKTEGLEITKAGMDSLLRVAEGDMRRAINLLQSVSIIKKTVDADDVYSVAASLRPEEVKEILKMALDKKFLDARKKLADLMIMRGLSGLDVIKAFHREILHIDIPDKSKAALIDKLGEYEFRIVEGGTEDLQIEAFLAQVSALDN; this comes from the coding sequence ATGTTTGAAATCTGGACAGAAAAATACAGGCCGGAACGCCTTAACGACATAGTAGGGCACTCGGAAATAATCGGGAGGCTGAAGGCCTTTGTAAAAGAAAAGTCGCTTCCGAACATGCTATTCACAGGACCTGCAGGAGTCGGAAAAACAACTGCAGCAATAGCGCTTGCAAAGGAGATTTACGGCGAGGATTGGAAGCGCAATTTCATGGAAACGAATGCATCTGACGAAAGAGGAATAAATGTTGTCAGAAGCAAAATAAAGGATTTTGCAAGAATAAAGCCGTTCAATTCGGATTTCAAAATAATATTTCTTGACGAATCTGATGCGCTTACCCAGGAAGCACAGCAGGCAATGCGCAGGACAATGGAAAAATACACAAACACCACCAGATTTATTCTTTCGTGCAATTACTCATCAAAGCTGATTCCTCCGATACAGTCCAGATGCGCGATTTTCCGCTTCAAGCCATTGACTGATGCAGATGTTGAAAACGAGATACGCCGCATTGAGAAAACTGAAGGGCTCGAAATCACAAAGGCGGGAATGGACTCGCTTCTGAGAGTCGCTGAAGGCGACATGAGGCGCGCAATAAACCTTCTCCAGTCAGTGTCTATAATCAAGAAAACTGTGGATGCAGACGACGTTTATTCCGTTGCAGCATCCTTGCGCCCCGAAGAAGTAAAAGAAATTCTTAAAATGGCTCTTGACAAGAAGTTTTTGGACGCGCGAAAGAAACTGGCGGATTTAATGATTATGCGCGGGCTTTCAGGGCTCGATGTAATAAAGGCGTTTCATCGCGAAATTCTGCATATCGACATTCCGGATAAATCAAAAGCAGCCCTGATTGACAAGCTTGGAGAATATGAATTCCGAATTGTTGAGGGCGGGACTGAAGATTTGCAGATTGAAGCATTTTTAGCTCAAGTCTCAGCTTTGGACAATTGA